One window from the genome of Candidatus Cloacimonadota bacterium encodes:
- a CDS encoding DUF3987 domain-containing protein gives MKVPEKQMPLQESGVPNSREAGDEVPKAWDEQLTSVTPYSKLPVRSKAELESEELLDLFGKPRPVALNERYLPPVMDEYLELTKPCTDAKPGMLLTAWLPFAAVNLGNRVYMLNKHVRVYPNIWSCLIGRSGISRKSTALQFAGYSVQPYESTLDDLTAVEYERQTLLMNGITLSKLLSYLSENPCRLFVHNEIGGWLAEMNKSYNASYKQTVTELYDGVNRTVSNRERFERVRKPALSIAAATTEGWLYKNVGDSADLLSGFLQRFLFYNAGEIELADIDLNLGAEYDLAEVLEVFERKYFRLWRAIPGHQLLRLSDDAREFRDLEYARLYARVFSRNNDALLSYFTRIYDGYWFKFCVIDTLAENASGLRNALEYNQVGEFFADELRVGSEAAIRAMELCNFYLRNTIPLLRMLEDQDKLAPERRLVELIVHKYGGQAPHTKLMNSAHMTKREFMAAVETLIEREAVKVETYTSSKNRPGRMYVIHPAILESWRPNHEGTP, from the coding sequence ATGAAAGTACCCGAAAAACAAATGCCGCTTCAGGAAAGCGGTGTCCCAAACTCCCGGGAGGCGGGGGACGAGGTCCCCAAAGCCTGGGATGAACAACTGACAAGCGTAACTCCGTATTCGAAACTACCCGTTCGAAGCAAAGCGGAGCTGGAGTCCGAAGAGCTCCTCGATCTCTTCGGCAAACCGCGGCCGGTGGCTCTCAATGAACGCTACCTGCCGCCGGTGATGGATGAGTACCTCGAACTCACCAAACCCTGTACAGACGCCAAACCGGGAATGCTGCTGACTGCCTGGCTGCCTTTCGCGGCGGTGAATCTGGGCAATCGGGTGTACATGCTCAACAAGCATGTGAGGGTCTATCCCAACATCTGGAGTTGCCTGATCGGCCGCAGCGGGATCAGTCGGAAGTCCACCGCGCTCCAGTTCGCCGGCTACAGTGTTCAGCCCTACGAAAGTACGCTGGACGACCTCACGGCCGTCGAGTACGAGCGCCAGACGCTGCTCATGAACGGCATCACCCTGTCCAAGCTGCTCAGCTATCTGTCTGAAAATCCCTGCCGCCTCTTCGTCCACAACGAGATCGGCGGCTGGCTGGCGGAGATGAACAAAAGCTACAACGCCAGCTACAAACAGACGGTGACGGAGCTCTACGACGGGGTGAACCGCACGGTGTCCAACCGCGAAAGGTTCGAGCGCGTGCGCAAGCCCGCCCTGTCCATCGCGGCAGCCACAACAGAGGGATGGCTCTACAAGAACGTGGGGGACAGCGCCGACCTGTTGTCCGGCTTCCTCCAGCGCTTCCTCTTCTACAACGCGGGAGAGATCGAGCTCGCGGACATCGACCTCAACCTCGGCGCGGAATATGACCTCGCCGAAGTTCTGGAAGTCTTTGAGCGAAAATACTTCCGCCTGTGGAGGGCCATCCCCGGCCACCAACTGCTGCGTCTCTCGGACGACGCCAGGGAGTTCCGCGACCTCGAATACGCCCGGCTCTATGCCCGCGTCTTCAGCCGCAACAACGATGCCCTGCTGAGCTACTTCACCAGGATCTACGACGGATACTGGTTCAAGTTCTGCGTCATCGACACCCTGGCCGAGAATGCCTCCGGGCTGCGCAACGCCCTGGAATACAACCAGGTGGGCGAATTCTTCGCCGATGAGCTGCGCGTGGGATCGGAGGCCGCCATCAGGGCCATGGAGCTGTGCAACTTCTACTTGCGCAACACAATCCCGCTCCTGAGAATGCTGGAAGACCAGGACAAACTGGCCCCCGAACGCCGGCTGGTGGAACTCATCGTCCACAAATACGGAGGACAGGCGCCCCACACCAAACTCATGAACAGCGCCCACATGACCAAGCGCGAGTTCATGGCTGCCGTGGAAACCCTCATCGAACGTGAGGCGGTGAAGGTGGAAACCTACACGTCGTCCAAAAACAGGCCAGGCAGGATGTATGTCATCCATCCCGCCATCCTGGAATCGTGGAGGCCGAACCATGAAGGTACTCCATAA